In Brucella melitensis bv. 1 str. 16M, a genomic segment contains:
- a CDS encoding alpha/beta hydrolase, with product MKVKDADILIIPGYTNSGPDHWQTRWESKLSTARRVQQAEWSKPVREDWIGEVVKAANAATRPIVLVAHSLGVATAVHAIPHIQHKVAGAFFVAPPDVSNEKIRPKHLMTFGPYPRERLPFPTIMVVSRNDPFSSFEAAESVVKDWGALLIDAGEAGHINAESGHGPWPEGSMVFAEFMTQLQAPKQH from the coding sequence ATGAAAGTCAAAGACGCAGATATTCTCATCATTCCCGGCTATACCAATTCCGGCCCCGACCACTGGCAAACCCGTTGGGAGAGCAAACTCTCCACGGCGCGGCGCGTGCAGCAGGCCGAATGGTCGAAGCCCGTTCGTGAAGACTGGATCGGCGAAGTCGTCAAGGCTGCCAATGCAGCAACCAGGCCTATCGTGCTTGTGGCCCATTCGCTCGGCGTCGCCACAGCAGTCCATGCCATACCGCATATCCAGCATAAGGTGGCAGGCGCGTTTTTCGTCGCGCCACCGGATGTTTCCAATGAGAAGATCAGGCCAAAACATCTGATGACCTTCGGCCCCTACCCGCGTGAACGCCTGCCGTTCCCGACGATTATGGTGGTAAGCCGAAACGACCCTTTCTCCAGCTTCGAGGCGGCGGAAAGTGTCGTGAAGGATTGGGGGGCACTGTTGATCGATGCGGGCGAAGCCGGACACATCAATGCGGAGTCAGGCCACGGCCCCTGGCCGGAAGGCTCCATGGTCTTTGCGGAATTCATGACCCAGCTTCAGGCTCCCAAACAGCATTGA
- a CDS encoding VOC family protein, giving the protein MAISRRKAPGTAGAADEALPSAAPVPFAMTTPVRVARIGLKARDAEMLAEYYRDVVGLREMARRGASIVLGAGDRELMEIEQFSAARPDDPRSAGLYHTAFLLPTRGDLARWSRRAIDKQLPVSGAADHKVSEAIYLTDPEGNGIEIYADRPHDQWQWNGDRVMMSPDLLDVCNLLGVVQREGGEWDGAPQNTMIGHVNLRVGNAQEAETFWHNELGFETVQTYGDRAVFMSTGRYHHHIAANAWQSAGAGKRDMDRTGLSWVELEDTRGGNDSTFVDPWGNVVNTIRTKA; this is encoded by the coding sequence ATGGCAATCAGCAGACGCAAGGCGCCTGGCACTGCGGGGGCCGCTGACGAGGCCCTGCCGTCCGCCGCACCTGTGCCGTTTGCAATGACGACGCCGGTGCGTGTGGCCCGTATTGGCCTCAAGGCGCGGGACGCGGAAATGCTTGCCGAATATTATCGCGATGTGGTGGGCCTGCGCGAGATGGCGCGCCGCGGCGCCTCAATCGTGCTGGGCGCGGGTGATCGCGAACTGATGGAAATCGAACAGTTTTCCGCTGCCAGACCGGACGATCCGCGCAGCGCCGGCCTTTATCATACGGCTTTTTTGCTGCCGACACGCGGCGATCTGGCGCGCTGGTCGCGCCGTGCCATTGACAAGCAATTGCCGGTCAGCGGCGCAGCAGATCATAAGGTTAGCGAGGCAATCTATCTGACCGACCCCGAGGGTAACGGCATCGAAATCTATGCTGACCGCCCGCATGACCAATGGCAATGGAACGGCGATCGCGTGATGATGAGCCCCGATCTGCTTGATGTGTGCAATCTGCTCGGCGTCGTCCAGCGTGAGGGCGGAGAGTGGGACGGCGCGCCGCAGAATACCATGATTGGTCACGTGAACCTGCGTGTTGGCAATGCACAGGAGGCTGAAACCTTCTGGCACAACGAACTGGGGTTTGAAACGGTGCAAACCTATGGCGACCGCGCCGTGTTCATGTCCACCGGGCGCTACCACCACCATATTGCAGCCAATGCCTGGCAGAGTGCTGGCGCGGGCAAGCGTGATATGGATCGCACCGGCCTTAGCTGGGTCGAGCTTGAAGATACGCGCGGCGGCAACGACAGCACCTTTGTCGATCCGTGGGGCAATGTGGTCAACACGATCAGGACCAAGGCTTAA
- a CDS encoding HpcH/HpaI aldolase family protein, with protein MSMSLSSRLRAGETVLSAWSSLPEPLTVEILAHSAFDAVTLDMQHGGHDEASILRSLGLVLNAGKPPVVRIPVGRFDMASRALDFGAHAVIAPMINSVDDARRFAAAMKYPPVGERSWGVFRANADYGAPGSNDYLTTANHDTLAFAMIETRDAYDALDAILDVRGIDGVFVGPSDFSIAWSNGREANPHSDAIVEPISNIAHKAAAAGKIAGIYSPSPEFARRYISLGFRFLTISNDSGYIRLAAETLVKAVRG; from the coding sequence GAACCCCTGACTGTAGAAATTCTTGCGCATAGTGCTTTCGATGCCGTGACGCTGGACATGCAGCATGGCGGGCACGACGAGGCGAGCATTCTGCGCAGCCTCGGCCTGGTGCTGAATGCAGGCAAGCCCCCAGTGGTGCGCATTCCTGTCGGACGCTTCGATATGGCAAGCCGCGCGCTCGATTTTGGCGCCCATGCGGTGATTGCTCCGATGATAAATTCAGTCGATGACGCCCGCAGATTTGCGGCCGCGATGAAATATCCGCCAGTTGGCGAGCGTTCATGGGGCGTGTTCCGGGCAAATGCGGATTATGGCGCGCCGGGTTCCAACGATTATCTGACCACCGCCAACCACGACACGCTTGCCTTCGCGATGATCGAGACGCGCGATGCCTATGATGCGCTGGATGCCATTCTGGATGTGCGCGGTATTGATGGCGTTTTTGTCGGCCCGTCCGATTTTTCCATCGCATGGAGCAACGGACGCGAGGCGAACCCGCATTCGGATGCAATCGTGGAACCGATCAGCAATATTGCACACAAGGCCGCAGCAGCCGGCAAGATTGCAGGCATCTATTCGCCATCGCCGGAGTTTGCGCGCCGCTATATTTCGCTGGGTTTCCGGTTCCTGACAATTAGCAATGACAGCGGCTATATCCGCCTTGCGGCGGAAACGCTGGTGAAAGCTGTTCGCGGATAA